One region of Flavobacterium sp. KACC 22763 genomic DNA includes:
- a CDS encoding SusC/RagA family TonB-linked outer membrane protein yields the protein MKQKFKGLAILVFLLFTQVFFAQEKTISGIVSDGNGPIPGANVVVKGTSSGVQTDFDGKYKIKAKTGDVLVFSYMGMKDQIITIGNSSSVNVKLQEDGKELDEVVVVAYGTAKKTSYVGSATQIKSEQLENRPLTNALSVLEGSTSGVQIQSSAGQPGAAPEIRVRGFSSINGSNTPLYIVDGVPYAGDISNLNSSDIESLSVLKDASSTSLYGSKAANGVIIITTKSGKSQKDKFTLNLSTGMTSRSIKDYKRVNAFDYYPLEWEAIRNSRPMGNQAEIDAANIYASARVPVVLVTNPFNVPNGSIVGTDGKLNPNAKLLYPQDLDWANQLERAGVRKNVDFSYQGKSEKSNYFASLGYLDEEGYIQKSGFERTTGRLNLNTSLKEWFRTGVNISGTLTNSKLGTDGVENTNSFNNPFRTIRTMGPIYPVFDHTENGDYVLDVNGDRVYSTVRGSGASNGRNVVYETLNNTDVAKGLALSARTFFEISFTKDLKFTTNASIDKTYRNRTYSYNTEIGDGAPTGLMGKEDKILTGITYNQLLNYSKKIGEHSFNILLGHESFDYETNWTSSSKTGQVAPDIIEFVNYATTTGLTSFTRNYATESYFSRAGYDYMNKYIFSASLRRDGSSKFAENNRWGNFWSLGGAWVISKENFLKDYTWLNDLKFRASIGKVGNDSHIIGDTNDAGSKINGLNYYVSQPTYSLGYDNGNEGGIVTYAAAAPDLKWEVNTQKDIAVEFGLFKNRLKGSVEYYNRNTDGLIFSVPNPLSSGLDNRVENIGSMVNKGFEISLDGVIIKTNDFSWSLNVNASTINNKITELPQGEIIDGTKKLSVGHSIYDYWLRDWYGVDSSDGYALYVADPKFVNSSDASIRVVNGVNVTTDQNKALYHYAGSAIPDLFGSFGNTFKYKGLQLDVVCAYQIGGQMYDTNYSVLMHTGSNYGSALSTDIFRRWQKPGDITDVPRLDVNRNTSASAASDRWLIGSDYLSLRQVNLSYKMPSEFISKFEIDNASIYVNGENLMLFTKRQGMDPTQTFNGTTQNRYIPSRVISLGVNLNF from the coding sequence ATGAAACAAAAATTTAAAGGATTAGCAATTCTGGTGTTTCTTCTTTTCACGCAAGTATTTTTTGCACAAGAGAAAACAATATCAGGAATTGTGTCAGATGGAAACGGACCTATTCCAGGTGCGAATGTTGTGGTAAAAGGAACCAGTAGTGGTGTTCAAACTGATTTTGATGGAAAGTATAAGATAAAGGCAAAGACAGGTGATGTTTTGGTTTTTTCTTACATGGGAATGAAAGATCAGATTATTACTATTGGTAATTCATCTTCTGTAAATGTTAAATTGCAAGAGGATGGAAAAGAATTAGATGAGGTTGTGGTCGTTGCATATGGTACAGCTAAAAAAACTTCTTATGTCGGATCGGCTACACAAATAAAATCAGAACAACTTGAAAATAGGCCACTGACAAATGCATTGTCGGTTTTGGAGGGATCAACATCTGGAGTTCAAATTCAAAGTTCTGCCGGACAGCCTGGTGCAGCTCCAGAAATTAGAGTTCGTGGTTTTAGTTCAATTAATGGATCAAATACTCCTTTGTATATTGTAGATGGTGTTCCATACGCAGGAGATATAAGTAATTTAAATTCAAGCGATATTGAAAGTTTAAGTGTTTTAAAAGATGCATCTTCTACATCTTTATATGGGTCAAAAGCGGCAAATGGTGTTATTATTATCACCACAAAATCAGGAAAGTCACAAAAGGATAAATTTACCCTTAATCTAAGTACTGGAATGACTTCTAGATCTATTAAAGATTATAAAAGAGTAAATGCTTTTGATTATTATCCTTTAGAATGGGAAGCGATTAGAAATAGTCGCCCAATGGGTAATCAAGCGGAAATAGATGCGGCGAATATTTATGCGTCTGCAAGAGTTCCTGTTGTATTGGTGACCAACCCATTTAATGTTCCTAATGGAAGCATAGTTGGAACCGATGGTAAATTAAATCCTAATGCAAAGTTATTGTATCCTCAAGATCTTGATTGGGCAAACCAGTTGGAAAGAGCAGGTGTTCGCAAAAATGTAGATTTCTCTTATCAAGGAAAATCTGAAAAATCAAATTACTTTGCATCTTTAGGTTATTTGGATGAAGAAGGATACATACAGAAATCAGGTTTTGAAAGAACAACGGGAAGGCTGAATTTAAATACAAGTTTAAAAGAGTGGTTTAGAACGGGGGTAAACATATCTGGGACTTTGACTAATTCTAAATTAGGAACTGATGGCGTTGAAAATACCAATTCGTTTAATAATCCATTTAGAACGATAAGAACAATGGGGCCAATTTATCCAGTTTTTGATCATACAGAAAATGGCGATTATGTACTTGATGTAAATGGTGATCGTGTTTATTCGACTGTGAGAGGATCAGGGGCTTCTAATGGACGTAACGTTGTTTATGAAACTTTAAATAATACTGATGTGGCAAAAGGATTAGCCCTTTCAGCACGAACTTTTTTTGAGATTTCATTTACTAAGGATTTGAAATTTACAACAAATGCTTCTATTGACAAAACATATAGAAATAGAACTTATTCCTATAATACTGAAATTGGAGATGGAGCACCAACTGGATTAATGGGCAAAGAAGATAAAATACTAACAGGGATTACATATAACCAGTTATTGAATTACTCGAAGAAAATTGGAGAACATTCATTCAATATATTACTAGGACATGAAAGTTTTGATTATGAAACAAATTGGACCAGTAGTAGTAAAACAGGTCAAGTAGCGCCAGATATTATTGAATTTGTTAACTATGCTACAACTACAGGTTTAACATCTTTTACAAGAAATTATGCAACAGAATCATACTTTTCAAGAGCCGGTTATGATTATATGAATAAGTATATTTTTTCAGCATCATTAAGAAGAGATGGGTCTTCCAAATTTGCTGAGAATAATCGTTGGGGGAACTTCTGGTCTTTAGGTGGAGCTTGGGTAATTTCTAAGGAAAATTTCTTAAAGGATTATACGTGGCTTAATGATTTAAAGTTTAGAGCTTCAATTGGGAAAGTTGGAAATGATTCTCATATAATTGGCGATACAAATGATGCAGGATCAAAAATTAATGGTTTAAATTATTATGTTAGCCAGCCTACTTATAGTTTAGGTTATGATAATGGAAATGAAGGTGGTATCGTAACATATGCTGCCGCGGCACCAGATTTAAAATGGGAAGTTAATACTCAGAAAGATATTGCTGTAGAGTTTGGTTTGTTCAAAAACAGATTAAAAGGAAGTGTAGAGTATTATAATAGAAATACTGATGGATTAATTTTTTCAGTGCCTAATCCTTTGTCTTCAGGATTAGACAATAGAGTAGAAAATATTGGTTCTATGGTCAATAAAGGATTTGAAATTTCGTTAGACGGTGTTATCATTAAAACAAATGATTTCTCTTGGAGTTTAAATGTTAACGCGTCAACAATTAATAATAAAATTACAGAACTTCCTCAGGGAGAAATTATTGACGGAACTAAAAAACTTTCAGTAGGCCATTCTATATATGATTATTGGCTAAGAGATTGGTATGGGGTAGATTCTTCAGATGGATATGCTTTATATGTCGCAGATCCAAAATTTGTAAATTCAAGTGATGCTTCAATAAGAGTTGTAAATGGTGTAAATGTGACAACAGATCAAAATAAAGCATTATACCATTACGCAGGATCAGCTATTCCAGATTTGTTTGGAAGTTTTGGAAATACATTTAAATACAAAGGACTTCAGTTAGATGTTGTTTGTGCATATCAAATAGGCGGACAAATGTATGACACTAATTATTCTGTTTTAATGCATACGGGTAGTAATTATGGATCTGCTTTAAGTACAGATATTTTTAGAAGATGGCAGAAGCCTGGTGATATAACAGATGTGCCTCGATTAGATGTTAATAGAAATACTTCGGCAAGTGCAGCTTCTGATAGATGGCTAATAGGTTCAGATTATTTATCATTAAGACAAGTCAATTTATCATATAAAATGCCTTCAGAGTTTATATCAAAATTCGAAATCGATAATGCTTCAATTTATGTGAACGGGGAAAATTTAATGCTGTTCACAAAGCGCCAAGGAATGGATCCAACTCAAACTTTTAATGGAACGACTCAAAATAGATATATACCATCTCGAGTAATTTCATTAGGAGTGAATTTAAATTTTTAA
- the argS gene encoding arginine--tRNA ligase, with protein MSLSQILTPSIQKAIQTLFDVTVDKIEFQTTRKEFEGDITMVIFPLLKVIKSNPVELGNKIGNYLVENVSEVARFNVVSGFLNIVISDSYYVNFFNGIKDQKQFGFVASNPDEKAIMVEYSSPNTNKPLHLGHVRNNLLGYSVAEILKASGKKVYKTQIINDRGIHICKSMLAWEKFGNGETPETSGLKGDKLVGKYYVEFDKAYKNEISGLIEAGKTEEEAKKQAPIIIEAQDMLKKWEAGDEEVIALWKKMNEWVYEGFATTYANLGVNFDRYYYESNTYLLGKDVVQVGLDKGVFEKDPDGSVWIDLTDEGLDRKIVLRSDGTAVYMTQDIGTAIQRVKDMPDVGGMVYTVGNEQDHHFKVLFLILKKLGFDWSSTLYHLSYGMVDLPSGKMKSREGTVVDADDLMQDMTDTAKQISEDLGKLDSYSAEEKAKLYKTIGLGALKYYILKIDPKKRILFNPEESVDFAGNTGPFIQYTYARIQSIIRKADFDFSNKIEIEELHEKEKELVKQIELFPEVIQNAAQNHSPALIANYTYDLVKEYNSFYQSVHILGEVDLTKKIFRVQLSQKVAEVIKSAFQLLGIEVPERM; from the coding sequence ATGTCATTATCACAAATTCTTACACCTTCTATACAAAAAGCAATACAAACATTATTTGATGTTACTGTTGATAAAATCGAGTTTCAAACTACTAGAAAAGAGTTTGAAGGAGATATTACGATGGTAATTTTTCCTTTATTGAAGGTGATTAAAAGTAATCCGGTTGAATTGGGGAACAAAATTGGAAATTATCTAGTTGAGAATGTTTCTGAAGTTGCTCGCTTTAACGTAGTTTCTGGTTTCTTGAATATTGTTATTTCAGACAGCTATTATGTAAATTTCTTTAACGGAATAAAAGATCAAAAACAATTCGGATTTGTAGCTTCAAACCCAGATGAGAAGGCGATTATGGTAGAATATTCTTCTCCAAATACCAATAAACCTTTGCACTTAGGACACGTTCGTAACAATTTATTAGGCTATTCTGTTGCAGAGATTTTAAAAGCTTCGGGTAAAAAAGTCTATAAAACGCAAATTATCAATGATAGAGGAATTCATATCTGTAAATCGATGTTGGCTTGGGAAAAATTCGGAAACGGAGAAACTCCTGAAACTTCTGGTTTAAAAGGAGATAAACTAGTTGGTAAATATTATGTAGAGTTTGATAAAGCTTACAAAAACGAAATTAGCGGTTTGATCGAAGCTGGTAAAACTGAAGAAGAAGCAAAAAAACAAGCGCCAATTATTATTGAAGCGCAAGATATGCTTAAGAAATGGGAAGCTGGTGATGAAGAAGTGATTGCACTTTGGAAAAAAATGAACGAGTGGGTTTATGAAGGTTTTGCAACAACTTACGCCAATCTTGGAGTTAATTTTGATAGATATTACTACGAAAGCAACACATACCTTTTAGGTAAAGATGTTGTACAAGTAGGTTTAGACAAAGGTGTTTTTGAAAAAGATCCAGATGGTTCTGTTTGGATTGATTTGACAGACGAAGGTCTTGATCGTAAAATTGTTTTACGTTCTGATGGAACAGCAGTTTATATGACGCAAGATATTGGAACCGCAATTCAGCGTGTTAAAGACATGCCAGATGTTGGGGGAATGGTTTACACAGTTGGAAACGAGCAAGATCATCACTTCAAAGTTTTATTCTTAATCTTGAAAAAATTAGGTTTTGATTGGTCTTCAACTTTATATCATTTGTCATACGGAATGGTTGATTTACCTTCTGGAAAAATGAAAAGTCGCGAAGGAACTGTCGTAGATGCAGACGACTTAATGCAGGATATGACCGATACAGCGAAACAAATTTCTGAAGATTTAGGAAAACTAGATAGCTATTCTGCAGAAGAAAAAGCGAAATTGTATAAAACGATTGGTTTAGGAGCTTTGAAATATTACATTTTGAAAATAGATCCTAAAAAACGTATTTTATTTAATCCAGAAGAATCTGTAGATTTTGCAGGAAATACAGGACCTTTCATTCAATATACGTATGCAAGAATCCAATCGATAATCCGTAAAGCCGATTTTGATTTTTCTAATAAAATTGAAATCGAAGAGTTGCACGAGAAAGAGAAAGAATTGGTAAAACAAATCGAACTTTTCCCAGAAGTAATTCAGAATGCGGCTCAAAACCATAGTCCAGCATTAATTGCCAATTATACTTATGATTTAGTAAAAGAATATAACTCTTTTTATCAGTCAGTACACATTTTAGGAGAAGTTGATTTGACTAAAAAAATATTCAGAGTGCAGCTTTCTCAAAAAGTTGCAGAAGTAATTAAATCTGCATTCCAATTATTAGGAATTGAAGTTCCAGAAAGAATGTAA
- a CDS encoding TonB-dependent receptor domain-containing protein has protein sequence MKLKFFLFALFGIIATAQAQNTGNVSGKITEKSNSAPISYATVSLKENGKVVSGVNTDDNGDFSFKNIALKSYTIEIQYIGFRKYIGSVLLSENKKSATVNVALEEEATQLKGVNIVAERSTIEQKIDRKVVNVGKDLTTAGASASDIMNNIPSVNVDQDGKLSLRGNDNVRVLIDGRPTNIDPAQLLKQIPSTSIKKIELITNPSAKYNPEGMSGIINIVLHKNANTGFNGTYSGGITFGKTAKYNQSLDLNYKTGKVNFFGNVGQNFGTYQNKGFIQRFDQDITQNINVLNDNDSYLYKIGMDYLIDDHNTLSIYTNQNKSTGKGYVDTDIDYNNVTGSDISNIFQKSRYWGPDRVGTYNLAYKHIFKKEGHTLDFEANYSDNKESQNASFDTKTTKIDNSASDVVYDDFLQGTRKLSTVNVDYVNPLNEKTTLEAGAEARITRTANDYITGNPLLPVADQTSHYTYDTDIYSAYVTFGQKFKKLSYQVGARFESYKVQANLNYGQTKFDDDYITLYPSAYLTYNITEKNTLQLSYSRRVDRPSLEQTKPIREFATPLVTSIGNPELRPQFTNSVEVNYTKTLEKGSFTAGVFVRSINDQISRILYPDPNDPSEQKQIMSYTNFDHNTAYGFEMSFNYKITKWWDIQPSIDFSSIDQSGVIYGFIPEKNEIGPKNKTVTVAAFNGRMNSNFKVNKRLSFLAFGFYRGATDGLQNNSHEMYKMDIGTRYTLLDNKMNLSVRFNDVFNTMKYAFDTENPYPQAGQFKWESQTVYFGLTYNFGGGKIKKLQRKQREDNTSQGGGGMF, from the coding sequence ATGAAATTAAAATTCTTTCTGTTTGCGTTATTTGGAATAATCGCAACTGCACAAGCCCAGAATACTGGAAATGTTTCTGGAAAAATTACAGAAAAGTCAAACAGCGCGCCGATTTCTTACGCCACTGTTTCGCTTAAAGAAAATGGAAAAGTAGTTTCTGGAGTAAATACAGATGACAACGGAGACTTTTCATTTAAAAATATTGCCTTAAAAAGTTACACGATCGAAATTCAATATATCGGATTTAGAAAATATATTGGATCTGTTCTTTTGAGCGAAAACAAAAAATCGGCAACTGTAAATGTAGCTCTTGAGGAAGAAGCTACACAGCTTAAAGGTGTAAATATTGTTGCTGAACGTTCTACTATTGAACAAAAAATCGATAGAAAAGTAGTTAATGTTGGTAAAGATTTAACTACAGCTGGAGCTTCAGCATCAGATATTATGAACAATATTCCTTCTGTGAATGTAGATCAGGACGGAAAACTTTCGCTTCGCGGAAACGATAATGTTCGTGTATTAATTGATGGTCGTCCTACAAACATTGATCCTGCTCAGTTATTGAAACAGATTCCGTCTACTTCTATTAAAAAAATTGAGCTGATTACCAATCCAAGTGCAAAATATAATCCGGAAGGAATGTCTGGAATCATCAATATTGTCTTGCATAAAAATGCTAATACTGGTTTTAATGGAACTTACAGTGGAGGTATTACTTTTGGTAAAACTGCGAAGTATAATCAGTCTTTAGATTTAAACTATAAAACGGGTAAAGTAAATTTCTTTGGAAATGTGGGACAAAACTTTGGAACATACCAAAATAAAGGTTTCATACAAAGATTTGATCAAGATATCACTCAAAACATTAATGTATTGAATGATAACGATTCGTACTTATACAAAATCGGAATGGATTATTTAATTGACGATCATAATACTTTATCGATCTATACCAACCAAAACAAATCAACTGGTAAAGGTTACGTAGATACTGATATTGATTACAATAATGTAACGGGGTCTGACATTTCAAACATTTTCCAAAAATCAAGATATTGGGGACCTGACAGAGTTGGGACATACAATTTGGCATACAAACATATCTTTAAAAAAGAAGGTCACACTTTAGATTTTGAAGCAAACTATAGCGATAATAAAGAATCACAAAATGCTTCTTTTGATACTAAAACCACTAAAATTGACAATAGTGCTTCAGATGTTGTATACGATGATTTTCTACAAGGCACTAGAAAATTAAGCACTGTAAACGTAGATTATGTTAATCCGTTAAACGAAAAAACAACTCTTGAAGCTGGTGCAGAAGCTAGAATTACAAGAACGGCTAACGATTATATTACTGGAAATCCTTTATTACCAGTAGCAGACCAAACGTCTCACTATACTTATGACACAGATATTTATTCTGCTTATGTAACATTTGGACAGAAATTCAAAAAACTAAGCTATCAAGTTGGAGCGCGTTTTGAAAGTTATAAAGTACAAGCAAACTTAAATTACGGGCAAACTAAATTTGATGATGATTATATCACTTTGTATCCATCTGCTTATTTAACATACAATATCACTGAGAAAAATACTTTGCAATTAAGCTACAGCCGTCGTGTAGACCGTCCGAGTTTAGAGCAGACAAAACCTATTCGTGAATTTGCTACTCCATTAGTAACTTCGATAGGAAACCCAGAATTAAGACCGCAATTTACTAACTCTGTCGAAGTAAATTATACTAAAACTCTTGAAAAAGGAAGTTTTACAGCGGGTGTTTTTGTGAGAAGCATTAATGATCAAATCAGCAGAATTTTATATCCAGATCCTAACGATCCAAGTGAGCAAAAGCAAATTATGAGTTATACAAATTTTGATCACAATACTGCTTATGGATTTGAAATGTCATTCAATTATAAAATTACAAAATGGTGGGACATCCAGCCATCGATTGATTTTTCTAGTATTGATCAATCAGGAGTTATATATGGTTTTATTCCAGAAAAAAATGAAATTGGGCCTAAAAATAAAACAGTTACTGTTGCTGCATTTAATGGACGTATGAATTCTAACTTTAAAGTAAACAAACGCTTAAGCTTTTTAGCTTTCGGATTCTATAGAGGCGCTACAGATGGACTTCAAAACAACAGCCACGAAATGTACAAAATGGATATTGGTACGCGTTATACGTTGCTAGACAACAAAATGAATTTAAGTGTTCGTTTCAATGACGTATTCAACACTATGAAATATGCTTTCGATACTGAAAATCCTTATCCTCAAGCAGGTCAGTTTAAATGGGAAAGCCAAACGGTTTACTTTGGTTTGACTTACAACTTTGGAGGTGGAAAAATCAAAAAATTACAGCGCAAACAAAGAGAGGACAATACTAGCCAAGGCGGGGGCGGAATGTTCTAA
- a CDS encoding copper homeostasis protein CutC, translating into MKKNQLEIACFNYESALIAQANGADRIELCENMKLGGTTPNSILVVKVRESLNIKMHVIIRPRGGDFVYSDEELTEMKQDIKHYKKLGVDGFVFGILKENGKVNKKQNKELVHLAHPLSCTFHRAFDVVKNPEKSLESIIDCGFKTILTSGQGVNVEEGIVALERLQELAGDRIEIMPGGGLRSSNIKLLQEKLDLTFYHSSAITDNSEIANPEEIKELRNFL; encoded by the coding sequence ATGAAAAAAAATCAACTAGAAATAGCTTGTTTTAATTATGAATCGGCATTAATTGCTCAAGCAAATGGTGCGGACAGAATTGAACTATGTGAAAACATGAAACTGGGAGGAACAACGCCAAACTCAATTTTAGTGGTAAAAGTCCGTGAAAGTTTAAATATAAAAATGCATGTTATTATAAGACCTCGAGGTGGCGATTTTGTTTATTCGGATGAAGAGCTTACCGAAATGAAGCAAGATATTAAACACTATAAAAAGCTGGGTGTTGACGGTTTTGTTTTTGGAATTTTAAAGGAAAACGGAAAAGTCAATAAAAAGCAGAATAAAGAATTGGTACATCTAGCGCATCCGCTATCATGTACTTTTCATCGTGCTTTTGACGTGGTTAAAAATCCAGAAAAATCGCTTGAATCTATTATTGACTGTGGTTTCAAAACAATTCTGACTTCTGGTCAAGGAGTAAATGTTGAAGAAGGAATTGTTGCTTTAGAAAGACTTCAAGAACTAGCCGGCGATAGAATAGAAATTATGCCTGGTGGTGGTTTGCGATCTTCGAATATAAAATTACTGCAAGAAAAATTAGATCTGACTTTTTATCATTCGTCTGCAATCACCGATAATTCTGAAATTGCAAATCCCGAAGAAATAAAGGAATTACGAAACTTCTTGTAA
- a CDS encoding GIY-YIG nuclease family protein codes for MKRYYVYILKCSDGSYYTGMTNDINRRLNEHDYGLNKESYTFNKRPLELVFCTEFNDVIQAIAFEKQVKGWSRKKKEAIIKDKWEDLKKLSQCLNKTTHENFNKKDV; via the coding sequence ATGAAAAGATATTACGTTTACATATTGAAATGCTCTGATGGAAGTTATTACACAGGAATGACAAATGATATAAATAGAAGATTAAATGAGCATGATTATGGGTTAAATAAAGAAAGCTATACTTTTAATAAACGACCTTTAGAGTTAGTGTTTTGCACAGAGTTTAATGACGTTATCCAAGCAATAGCATTTGAAAAACAAGTAAAAGGCTGGAGTAGAAAAAAGAAAGAAGCTATAATAAAAGATAAATGGGAGGATTTGAAAAAACTTTCTCAATGTTTGAATAAAACAACTCATGAAAATTTTAATAAAAAGGATGTTTAG
- a CDS encoding 3-oxoacyl-ACP synthase III family protein: MYHSKIAGLGYYVPSNVVTNDDLSKIMDTNDEWIQERTGIQERRHIIRGEDTTTSMGVKAAKIAIERSGVAKEDIDFVVFATLSPDYYFPGPGVLVQRDLGLRTVGALDVRNQCSGFVYAISVADQYIKTGMYKNILVIGSEVHSTGLDMTTRGRGVSVIFGDGAGAAVLSREEDLTKGILSTHLHSEGEHAEELALQAPGMGARWVTDIIADNDPNDESYYPYMNGQFVFKNAVVRFAEVINEGLEANGLQVSDIDMLIPHQANLRISQFIQNKFKLTDDQVHNNIQKYGNTTAASIPIALTEAWEQGKIKSGDTVVLAAFGSGFTWASAIIKW; this comes from the coding sequence ATGTATCATTCAAAAATAGCTGGTTTAGGATATTATGTTCCTTCCAATGTCGTAACTAACGATGATTTGTCTAAGATAATGGATACCAATGATGAATGGATTCAGGAAAGAACTGGAATTCAAGAAAGAAGACACATCATTCGTGGAGAAGACACTACGACTTCAATGGGAGTAAAAGCAGCTAAAATTGCAATAGAACGTTCTGGTGTTGCCAAAGAAGATATTGATTTTGTAGTTTTTGCTACATTAAGTCCAGATTATTATTTTCCAGGACCTGGAGTTTTGGTTCAAAGAGATTTGGGTTTAAGAACAGTTGGAGCATTAGATGTTAGAAATCAATGTTCTGGTTTCGTTTACGCAATTTCTGTGGCAGACCAATACATTAAAACAGGAATGTACAAAAACATTTTGGTAATTGGTTCTGAAGTTCACTCTACAGGATTAGACATGACAACACGCGGACGTGGAGTTTCAGTAATTTTTGGAGATGGAGCAGGAGCAGCAGTTTTAAGCCGTGAGGAAGATTTAACAAAAGGAATCTTGTCCACTCATTTACACTCTGAAGGAGAACATGCTGAAGAATTGGCACTGCAAGCGCCAGGAATGGGAGCACGCTGGGTAACAGATATTATTGCTGACAATGATCCAAACGACGAAAGTTATTATCCTTATATGAATGGACAGTTTGTATTTAAAAATGCTGTAGTTCGTTTTGCAGAAGTAATCAATGAAGGATTAGAAGCAAATGGATTGCAGGTTTCAGATATCGACATGTTAATTCCGCATCAGGCAAATTTGAGAATTTCGCAATTCATTCAAAATAAATTTAAATTAACAGACGATCAAGTTCATAATAATATTCAGAAATACGGAAATACAACAGCAGCGTCTATTCCGATTGCTTTGACAGAAGCTTGGGAACAAGGAAAAATCAAATCTGGAGATACTGTTGTTTTAGCAGCCTTTGGAAGCGGATTCACTTGGGCAAGTGCTATCATTAAATGGTAA